The nucleotide window TTTTTACACAAGATATCACTTTAAAGTATTCATGTTGGCACAAACCAGTCTCCTCTTGGCTCAGAACATCTCCAGTGCTTGCAATGAACTGCTGCAAGATTAACACGTCCTAAAAATTTCGAAAACTATCATTAACGTTAACATTTGTTAATtctctgcaaaaaaacaagtaCACCCGATCTTGAATGAAGTACAGTACAGCCAAAACCCAAGGTCCTTTTGCAAGATAAACAAAGTAAAAGCAATACTTCCTTTTTCTTCATATGGACAATTAATATCTATTTTATGATTTGGGACTGTTATTAATTCTATCGGCTCTCATATTGTAAGCtaaatttcattgttagtTATTGAAACCACCTAAGTATAGAACTTAAACCACCTTCTATAATTCTAAAAATTATTCACAAAATAGTAAGCtttgataataaataataaaaacatctcACTTCATAGGTAACTTTAATTCCTCTGCTTCTAAGTGGGCATTCATCCTCAATAATATGACGTGGAGCAATATTCTTGTTGTTGTCTTCATGCAGAACCCCTTTGATCTAATGACACAAACAAACTAAGTTCAAATATGCCAATATTTCAGAAATAAGGCTAGCGCCAGCTAGttacatttacaacaaaatatttcaaaaaaaaactggTCGCTTACTGTAATCACATTGCCATCTTGAACACCTTGAACTGCAACAAAAAGTAatacatattttattatatcaaaacatgcgataaatgaaacaattttaaaaagtcTTTACAAATCAATAAAGAATCTTGTAGGTTTTAAATCAGATTTAATGaagcaattaaaatgtaatcaAAAAGCACAATGCTGTATGCTTTGAAAGAGCTATAGCTGGtagtttgttttaaagcaCTTACTTTCACGATAGTTTCTGGAACTTATGCATGTGAAGGGCAATAttcttttcattaaaaatggGAAGAGGGTTTTTGAGGCCAAGTAAAGATTACAGCATAAGGAAGATGGTGCTGCCATTAtgtaactttttgcaaaactttctttaaaaaaaaagatcACCATTACACACTAAAAATCATACATAACAAAACCCACCCTTGTGTGACAGACGGTGTACAACTGCAACAAATAAAGCCATACAAAGGAACACTCTAAACCACCAAAcctttacaaaaaatgcatgATGTTTTAATCAGCAAAGTACTGATAACGGCAACAATAAATTGGTATCGCGATTTATGTTTTCTCTAAACAGTAATctgaaaaaaacaatgaaact belongs to Clavelina lepadiformis chromosome 6, kaClaLepa1.1, whole genome shotgun sequence and includes:
- the LOC143463036 gene encoding large ribosomal subunit protein mL66-like, translating into MVIFFFKESFAKSYIMAAPSSLCCNLYLASKTLFPFLMKRILPFTCISSRNYREIQGVQDGNVITIKGVLHEDNNKNIAPRHIIEDECPLRSRGIKVTYEDVLILQQFIASTGDVLSQEETGLCQHEYFKVISCVKMAQRADLLPGPENSSNVNPDGVKLNRYLTRYPVGSRTPIRSRGMPYRKIYYKVGDARVNRDAPQVSNKSIVDSH